The Acidobacteriota bacterium genome includes a region encoding these proteins:
- a CDS encoding dihydrodipicolinate reductase has product MPIRVLLYGLGPIGAAVARQVASRKGFQIVGAVDIDRAKIGLDLGQVIGLDKKLRIRVTNDAVGAIKAGKPDVAVLCTSSSLKKVMPQIEQVLGKKVAIVSTTEELSYPVGKNRALAKKIDALAKKAKVAVVGTGVNPGFAMDALPITLTGICERVDSIRVDRIQDARTRRLPFQQKIGSGLTKEQFAAKVKDGSVRHVGLAESVQMIADSMGWKLDKVTDEIQPKIADKAVESELIAVDPGYVCGIIQDGIGYSKGKPVITLHMEAYLGAPESFDAVTVEGHPRVTSKVAGGLHGDVATASITVNSIPKILRVAPGLRTMADMPIPSWFGGK; this is encoded by the coding sequence ATGCCGATTCGAGTGCTTCTCTATGGTCTTGGCCCCATTGGCGCTGCGGTCGCGCGCCAGGTGGCTTCACGCAAGGGTTTCCAGATTGTCGGCGCGGTGGACATCGACCGCGCGAAGATCGGCCTCGACCTCGGACAGGTCATTGGCCTCGACAAGAAGCTGCGCATCCGCGTCACCAACGACGCGGTCGGAGCAATTAAGGCCGGCAAGCCGGACGTGGCGGTACTCTGCACGAGTTCGTCGCTCAAGAAGGTGATGCCGCAGATCGAACAGGTGCTCGGCAAGAAGGTCGCGATTGTCTCGACCACCGAGGAACTGTCGTACCCGGTGGGCAAGAATCGCGCGCTGGCGAAGAAGATCGATGCGCTGGCCAAGAAGGCCAAGGTGGCGGTCGTCGGCACCGGCGTCAATCCGGGCTTCGCGATGGATGCGCTGCCGATCACGCTGACCGGCATCTGCGAGCGGGTCGACAGCATTCGCGTCGATCGCATCCAGGACGCGCGCACCCGCCGCCTGCCGTTCCAGCAGAAGATTGGCTCAGGGCTGACGAAAGAGCAGTTCGCCGCCAAGGTCAAGGATGGCAGCGTGCGTCACGTCGGCCTCGCCGAGAGCGTGCAGATGATTGCCGACTCGATGGGCTGGAAGCTCGATAAGGTCACCGACGAGATTCAGCCGAAGATTGCCGACAAGGCGGTCGAAAGCGAGCTCATTGCCGTGGACCCCGGCTACGTGTGCGGCATCATCCAGGACGGCATTGGCTACAGCAAGGGCAAGCCGGTGATCACGCTCCACATGGAGGCCTACCTCGGCGCGCCCGAATCGTTCGATGCGGTCACGGTCGAAGGCCACCCGCGCGTGACCTCGAAGGTGGCCGGCGGCCTGCACGGCGACGTCGCCACCGCGTCGATCACCGTCAACTCGATCCCCAAGATCCTGCGCGTGGCGCCGGGCTTGCGGACGATGGCCGACATGCCGATTCCGAGCTGGTTCGGCGGCAAGTAG
- a CDS encoding M1 family metallopeptidase, protein MATVDKSAGQARSPRNANYDIDVTLDPGARTLTGSETITWQNTGTLDAYSIRLHLYWNAFRHTDSTWLKQRRLVGDDPLGAAAAGDFGYSEIATIVILNDDGSTREDLKPVLRYISPDDQNPADRSLASAALTTAVKPGDTLRLRITWTGKFPKNFDRTGVIGNYFFVSQWFPKLGVFEAGGWTARQFFANAEFYSDFGRYDVRMTVPSGWTLGATGREQSRTDTASGTTTHRYVQDDVHDFAWTTSPDFIERTQRFEHAGLPPVEMRLLLQPEHEGLADRHFAGTAAALRYYGEWYGAYPYGHLTIVDPAFQSNSGGMEYPTIFTGGARWLSPRGTNDPEYVVLHEAGHQWWYGMVANNETERAWLDEGLNEYSDSRVQAVALQPNYLVQRFFGDFIPWQFRDIPLKRATDTNWMNTYRRAGDRDALSTPTYALWPGAHQAQSYHKAALMLHTLERRHTWEVMQKVLATFFARWQFKHPQPDDFFATVDEVTGQPHAWFFDQVYRSSNRFDYAIERLDSAPVAARGLNDALAFEAQAPAGTYRTTVVVRRLEAGIFPVDVLVTFSNGEQARETWDGRARWHAFTFERPVQAVSAQVDPERVLLLDTNFTNNSKAMTPATETAATKWSLRWMVWLQDLMMTYAFFV, encoded by the coding sequence ATGGCTACGGTGGACAAGTCGGCGGGCCAGGCCCGGTCGCCCCGGAACGCCAACTACGACATTGATGTGACGCTGGACCCGGGGGCCCGCACCCTGACCGGCAGCGAGACCATCACCTGGCAGAACACCGGCACCCTGGATGCGTACTCCATCCGCCTTCATCTGTACTGGAACGCGTTCCGCCATACCGATTCCACCTGGCTGAAACAGCGCCGGCTCGTCGGTGACGACCCCCTTGGCGCCGCCGCGGCAGGCGACTTCGGCTACTCCGAAATAGCGACCATCGTGATCCTCAACGACGATGGGAGCACGAGGGAGGACCTGAAACCGGTGCTCCGCTACATCTCGCCGGACGACCAGAACCCCGCCGACCGCTCCCTGGCGTCGGCCGCCCTCACCACGGCCGTCAAGCCCGGCGATACCCTTCGGCTCCGGATCACCTGGACCGGCAAGTTTCCGAAGAACTTCGATCGCACCGGCGTCATCGGCAACTACTTCTTCGTCTCGCAGTGGTTCCCCAAGCTTGGCGTGTTCGAAGCCGGCGGCTGGACCGCCCGCCAGTTCTTCGCCAATGCGGAGTTCTATTCCGACTTTGGCCGCTACGACGTCCGCATGACGGTGCCGTCGGGCTGGACGCTTGGCGCCACGGGCCGCGAACAGTCGCGGACCGACACCGCCAGCGGCACCACCACGCATCGCTACGTGCAGGACGACGTGCACGACTTTGCGTGGACGACAAGTCCAGATTTCATCGAGAGGACGCAGCGGTTCGAGCACGCCGGGCTGCCGCCGGTCGAGATGCGGCTGCTGCTGCAACCAGAGCACGAGGGCCTGGCCGATCGGCACTTCGCCGGCACCGCCGCGGCGCTGCGTTATTACGGCGAGTGGTACGGCGCGTATCCCTACGGACACCTCACGATCGTCGACCCGGCGTTTCAAAGCAACTCGGGCGGCATGGAGTACCCGACCATTTTCACCGGCGGGGCGCGCTGGCTGTCGCCGCGCGGCACCAACGACCCCGAGTACGTCGTCCTGCACGAAGCCGGGCACCAGTGGTGGTACGGGATGGTCGCCAACAACGAGACCGAGCGCGCCTGGCTGGACGAGGGGCTCAACGAGTACTCGGACTCGCGGGTGCAGGCCGTGGCGCTGCAACCGAACTACCTGGTCCAGCGGTTCTTTGGCGACTTCATCCCCTGGCAGTTCCGCGACATCCCGCTGAAGCGCGCGACCGACACCAACTGGATGAACACCTACCGCCGCGCCGGCGACCGCGACGCGCTGTCGACGCCGACCTACGCGTTGTGGCCGGGCGCGCACCAGGCGCAGTCGTACCACAAGGCCGCGCTCATGCTGCACACGCTCGAGCGACGGCACACATGGGAAGTGATGCAAAAGGTGCTGGCCACGTTCTTCGCGCGCTGGCAGTTCAAGCATCCGCAACCCGACGACTTCTTCGCGACCGTTGATGAGGTCACGGGCCAGCCGCACGCCTGGTTCTTCGACCAGGTCTATCGCAGCTCGAACAGGTTCGACTACGCCATCGAGCGGCTCGACAGCGCGCCCGTGGCGGCGCGGGGCCTGAACGATGCGCTCGCCTTCGAAGCGCAGGCCCCGGCCGGGACGTATCGGACGACGGTGGTGGTGCGCCGGCTCGAAGCGGGCATCTTCCCCGTCGACGTGCTGGTCACCTTCAGCAACGGCGAGCAGGCGCGCGAGACCTGGGACGGCCGCGCCCGCTGGCATGCCTTCACGTTCGAGCGCCCGGTCCAGGCCGTGTCGGCGCAGGTCGACCCCGAGCGCGTGCTGCTGCTCGACACGAATTTCACCAACAACAGCAAGGCGATGACCCCGGCGACCGAGACGGCAGCGACGAAGTGGTCGCTGCGCTGGATGGTGTGGCTCCAGGATCTGATGATGACCTACGCGTTCTTCGTATGA